Proteins from a genomic interval of Hornefia porci:
- a CDS encoding SDR family NAD(P)-dependent oxidoreductase has protein sequence MNVLNGTNLFDVSGKIVFITGSATGLGEGYAHIFAESGAVVACADIDRDGVEGTVNDVIKEGGKGKAYYIDVTDQESIQAAVDAAVKDFGRIDVLVNNAGVEHIEPYVDVTPEHYDFITGVNLKGVFFVGQAVARQMKKQGGGKIINIGSLGSYIGLAESSVYCTTKGGVIQLSKTMSIELGPDNIQVNCVAPGYFITPMTQPFYDDPEHRAWIESRIPLHIWGTVKDMAGPMLFLASSASDYITGETIKVDGGWLAS, from the coding sequence ATGAATGTACTGAACGGGACTAATTTGTTTGATGTATCCGGAAAGATTGTCTTCATTACAGGATCCGCAACAGGGCTGGGCGAGGGCTATGCGCATATCTTTGCTGAGTCGGGAGCCGTAGTTGCGTGTGCGGATATTGACCGGGACGGCGTCGAGGGCACCGTTAATGACGTCATTAAAGAGGGCGGAAAAGGGAAGGCGTATTACATTGATGTCACAGATCAGGAATCGATACAGGCTGCGGTTGACGCAGCAGTGAAGGATTTTGGACGGATTGACGTTCTTGTAAACAATGCGGGCGTAGAACATATTGAACCTTATGTTGATGTGACGCCGGAGCATTATGATTTTATCACCGGAGTTAATCTGAAAGGCGTTTTCTTCGTGGGACAGGCGGTTGCCAGACAGATGAAGAAGCAGGGCGGCGGCAAAATTATAAACATAGGGTCGCTGGGAAGTTACATCGGACTGGCAGAATCCAGTGTATACTGTACCACCAAAGGCGGAGTAATCCAGCTTTCCAAGACAATGTCCATTGAATTGGGTCCGGACAACATTCAGGTTAACTGTGTCGCACCGGGATATTTTATTACGCCGATGACACAGCCCTTCTACGACGATCCGGAACACAGAGCGTGGATCGAGAGCAGGATTCCTCTGCATATCTGGGGAACCGTGAAGGATATGGCAGGTCCGATGCTGTTTCTGGCCTCGTCTGCAAGTGATTACATCACCGGTGAAACAATCAAGGTAGACGGAGGCTGGCTTGCGAGCTGA